In Acropora muricata isolate sample 2 chromosome 11, ASM3666990v1, whole genome shotgun sequence, one DNA window encodes the following:
- the LOC136890339 gene encoding uncharacterized protein: protein MSSANRPATENLWFQDSRTGCEKQTQYFVQFKKLQEELIHREQHNLVNAMERLKQLTYPRKRPMIRNVGSSDCSSTQQFPARNLNLRKEAKYRALASKEKPDISPISGKPLMLKSDGKKIRREHYENSFVMPPLLNDKDIARIVHHANEIVPSECANYLLRPHLPSIPNVGRKTNFSLNNRLKLLTLAESEFTEPEDDSRAVSGAKKHLHAAGKSHYRRLTPRKASKENLKSHQKKVLRFDIDPNDPILFSHCVRDRETENRHDTTPMPSPDSRSVVNKWNDSRVGSSMESPTVIFSSEKTDTSTSLNYGIVPAMDEMNQSSECKEEVKILHVNIPVEMVRQIQSPL, encoded by the coding sequence ATGTCTTCAGCCAATCGCCCAGCGACGGAGAATCTGTGGTTTCAAGATTCAAGAACTGGATGCGAAAAGCAAACACAGTACTTTGTACAGTTTAAAAAACTTCAAGAAGAATTAATTCATCGGGAGCAACACAATCTTGTCAACGCTATGGAAAGGCTCAAACAGCTGACATATCCACGAAAGAGACCAATGATTCGAAACGTAGGGAGCTCGGATTGCTCATCAACTCAACAATTCCCTGCTAGAAATTTAAACCTCAGGAAAGAGGCGAAATACAGAGCTCTTGCATCTAAAGAAAAACCTGATATAAGTCCTATTTCTGGAAAGCCACTGATGCTTAAATCAGACGGCAAAAAAATTAGACGGGAACATTATGAGAATTCCTTCGTGATGCCTCCACTTTTAAATGACAAAGACATTGCAAGGATTGTGCATCACGCCAATGAGATTGTCCCATCTGAATGCGCCAATTATCTTCTTCGTCCTCATTTGCCTTCCATTCCGAATGTGGGACGGAAAACAAACTTTTCATTGAACAATAGGTTGAAGCTGTTGACACTGGCTGAATCTGAGTTTACAGAGCCGGAAGATGATAGTAGAGCCGTTAGTGGAGCAAAGAAACATCTGCACGCTGCTGGTAAATCACACTACAGAAGGTTAACTCCAAGAAAGGCATCAAAGGAGAATCTGAAGAGCCATCAGAAAAAGGTTTTGAGATTTGATATAGACCCGAATGAcccaattttattttctcattgTGTGAGAGATAGAGAAACTGAAAACCGGCATGACACAACACCGATGCCGTCTCCAGACTCAAGATCAGTGGTCAACAAGTGGAACGACAGTAGGGTGGGATCTTCAATGGAATCACCTActgttattttttcttcagagaaGACAGATACAAGCACTAGTCTAAATTATGGAATTGTACCAGCCATGGATGAAATGAATCAATCAAGTGAATGCAAAGAAGAAGTTAAAATACTACATGTTAATATCCCTGTTGAAATGGTAAGGCAGATCCAGTCACCTTTATGA